A DNA window from Pseudomonas resinovorans NBRC 106553 contains the following coding sequences:
- a CDS encoding high-affinity branched-chain amino acid ABC transporter permease LivM, which produces MNNRFKTAFFSALLVLAVAYPILGLKLSVVGVGLVVTGAKTSTLIAIFACAVAMFFWQLFRDKVQGVWATVPKPSMSKGTANFLTLPSTQRWFLLGLIILALAWPFFGSRGAVDIATLILIYVMLGLGLNIVVGLAGLLDLGYVGFYAVGAYSYALLSHYYGLGFWVCLPIAGMMAAFFGFILGFPVLRLRGDYLAIVTLGFGEIIRILLRNLTGLTGGPNGISNIDKPTFFGLSFERRAEEGLQTFHEYFGFAYNSINKVIFLYLIALLLVLLTLFVINRLLRMPLGRAWEALREDEIACRALGLNPTLIKLSAFTLGACFAGFAGSFFAARQGLVTPESFTFIESATILAIVVLGGLGSQLGVILAAIVMILLPELMREFSEYRMLMFGALMVLMMIWRPQGLLPMQRPHLELKQ; this is translated from the coding sequence ATGAACAATCGATTCAAGACGGCGTTCTTCAGCGCCCTCCTCGTACTGGCGGTCGCCTACCCGATCCTCGGCCTGAAACTCAGCGTCGTGGGCGTGGGCCTGGTGGTTACCGGTGCCAAGACCTCCACCCTGATCGCCATCTTCGCGTGCGCCGTGGCCATGTTCTTCTGGCAACTGTTCCGCGACAAGGTGCAGGGCGTCTGGGCCACCGTGCCCAAGCCGAGCATGTCCAAGGGCACCGCCAACTTCCTCACCCTGCCCTCCACCCAGCGCTGGTTCCTCCTGGGCCTGATCATCCTGGCCCTGGCCTGGCCGTTCTTCGGCTCCCGCGGCGCCGTGGACATCGCCACCCTGATCCTGATCTACGTGATGCTCGGCCTCGGCCTGAACATCGTGGTCGGCCTGGCGGGCCTGCTGGACCTGGGTTACGTCGGCTTCTACGCCGTCGGCGCCTACAGCTATGCCCTGCTCTCGCACTACTACGGCCTGGGTTTCTGGGTGTGCCTGCCGATCGCCGGCATGATGGCGGCCTTCTTCGGCTTCATCCTCGGCTTCCCGGTGCTGCGCCTGCGCGGTGACTACCTGGCCATCGTGACCCTGGGCTTCGGCGAGATCATCCGCATCCTGCTGCGTAACCTGACCGGTCTCACCGGCGGCCCCAACGGCATCAGCAACATCGACAAGCCGACCTTCTTCGGCCTGTCCTTCGAGCGCCGTGCCGAAGAAGGCCTGCAGACCTTCCACGAATACTTCGGCTTCGCCTACAACTCCATCAACAAGGTGATCTTCCTCTACCTGATCGCCCTGCTGCTGGTGCTGCTGACCCTGTTCGTGATCAACCGTCTGCTGCGCATGCCGCTGGGCCGCGCCTGGGAAGCTCTGCGCGAAGACGAGATCGCCTGCCGTGCGCTGGGCCTGAACCCCACCCTGATCAAGCTCTCCGCCTTCACCCTGGGCGCCTGCTTCGCGGGCTTCGCCGGCAGCTTCTTCGCCGCGCGCCAGGGCCTGGTGACTCCCGAGTCCTTCACCTTCATCGAGTCGGCGACCATCCTCGCCATCGTGGTGCTCGGTGGCCTGGGCTCCCAGTTGGGTGTGATCCTTGCGGCGATCGTGATGATCCTGCTCCCCGAACTCATGCGTGAGTTCAGCGAGTACCGCATGCTGATGTT
- the livH gene encoding high-affinity branched-chain amino acid ABC transporter permease LivH: MPDLYHYLQQLVNGLTVGSTYALIAIGYTMVYGIIGMINFAHGEVYMIGSYVAFIAIAGLTMLGLESLPIVIFAAFAASIIVASAYGYSIERVAYRPLRGSNRLIPLISAIGMSIFLQNQVLLAQDSKDKAIPNLIPGNFILGESSMNGVVISYMQVLIFVVTFLVMYGLTLFISRSRLGRACRACAEDIRMANLLGINTNNIIALTFVIGATLAAVAAVLLGMQYGVINPHIGFLAGIKAFTAAVLGGIGSIPGAMLGGLVLGVAEAFGADIFGDQYKDVVAFSLLVLVLLFRPTGILGRPEVEKV; this comes from the coding sequence ATGCCTGATCTCTACCACTATCTGCAACAGCTGGTTAACGGGCTCACCGTTGGCAGCACTTATGCCCTGATCGCCATCGGCTACACCATGGTCTACGGCATCATCGGCATGATCAACTTCGCCCATGGCGAGGTTTACATGATTGGCTCGTACGTAGCCTTCATCGCGATTGCCGGGCTCACCATGCTCGGTCTGGAAAGCCTTCCGATCGTTATCTTCGCGGCCTTCGCCGCCAGCATCATCGTTGCAAGCGCTTACGGTTACAGCATCGAACGGGTCGCCTATCGCCCCCTTCGCGGCAGCAATCGCCTGATCCCGCTGATCTCCGCGATCGGTATGTCGATCTTCCTCCAGAACCAGGTACTGCTGGCGCAGGACTCCAAGGACAAGGCCATCCCCAACCTGATCCCGGGGAACTTCATCCTGGGTGAAAGCAGCATGAATGGCGTGGTGATCTCCTACATGCAGGTGCTCATCTTCGTCGTCACCTTCCTGGTCATGTACGGCCTCACCCTGTTCATCTCCCGTTCGCGCCTGGGCCGTGCCTGCCGCGCCTGCGCGGAAGACATCAGGATGGCCAACCTGCTGGGCATCAACACCAACAACATCATCGCCCTGACCTTCGTCATCGGCGCCACCCTGGCCGCCGTGGCCGCGGTGCTGCTGGGCATGCAATACGGTGTGATCAACCCCCATATCGGCTTCCTCGCCGGTATCAAAGCCTTCACCGCAGCCGTGCTCGGCGGCATCGGCAGCATTCCGGGCGCCATGCTCGGCGGCCTGGTGCTGGGCGTGGCCGAAGCCTTCGGCGCCGACATCTTCGGCGACCAGTACAAGGACGTCGTGGCCTTCAGCCTGCTGGTACTGGTGCTGTTGTTCCGCCCGACCGGCATCCTTGGCCGTCCTGAGGTGGAGAAGGTATGA
- a CDS encoding branched-chain amino acid ABC transporter substrate-binding protein, which translates to MNKATKQISKLFAAMALAGVASYSVAADTIKIALAGPVTGAVAQYGEMQFIGAKMAIDQINKAGGVNGAQLEGVVYDDACDPKQAVAVANKIVNDGVHYVVGHLCSSSTQPASDIYEDEGILMITAASTSPDITSRGYQLVFRTIGLDSLQGPTAGNFIADHIKPKAVAVIHDKQQYGEGIATAVKQTLEAKGVKVPLFEGINAGDKDFSTIVAKLKQSGVDFVYYGGYHPELGLLLRQSAEKGLKVRFMGPEGVGNKELSAIAGPASEGLLVTLPKSFDQDPKNQALVEAFKAKNEDPSGPFVFPAYAAVQVIAEGIKKAGADDTAKVAAALRANTFETPTGALAFDEKGDLKDFSFVVYEWHKDGTKTEAK; encoded by the coding sequence ATGAATAAGGCTACCAAGCAGATTTCCAAACTGTTCGCCGCCATGGCTCTGGCCGGTGTTGCCAGCTACTCCGTAGCAGCCGATACCATCAAGATCGCCCTGGCTGGCCCGGTGACCGGTGCGGTCGCCCAGTACGGCGAGATGCAGTTCATTGGCGCCAAGATGGCGATCGACCAGATCAACAAGGCCGGCGGGGTGAACGGCGCTCAACTCGAAGGCGTGGTCTACGACGACGCTTGCGATCCGAAACAAGCCGTAGCCGTAGCCAACAAGATCGTCAACGACGGCGTTCACTACGTCGTTGGCCACCTCTGCTCCAGCTCCACCCAGCCCGCGTCCGACATCTACGAAGACGAAGGCATCCTGATGATCACCGCGGCCTCCACCAGCCCGGACATCACCTCCCGTGGCTACCAGCTGGTGTTCCGCACCATCGGCCTGGACAGCCTGCAGGGCCCGACCGCCGGCAACTTCATCGCCGACCACATCAAGCCCAAGGCCGTTGCCGTCATCCACGACAAGCAGCAGTACGGCGAAGGCATCGCCACCGCCGTGAAGCAGACCCTGGAAGCCAAAGGCGTCAAGGTTCCGCTGTTCGAAGGCATCAACGCCGGCGACAAGGACTTCTCCACCATCGTTGCCAAGCTGAAGCAAAGCGGCGTGGACTTCGTCTACTACGGCGGCTACCACCCGGAACTCGGCCTGCTGCTGCGCCAGTCGGCTGAAAAAGGTCTGAAAGTACGCTTCATGGGTCCGGAAGGCGTGGGCAACAAAGAGCTCTCCGCCATCGCCGGCCCGGCTTCCGAAGGCCTGCTGGTAACCCTGCCGAAATCCTTCGACCAGGATCCGAAGAACCAGGCTCTGGTAGAGGCCTTCAAGGCCAAGAACGAAGACCCGAGCGGCCCGTTCGTGTTCCCGGCCTACGCCGCTGTGCAAGTCATCGCCGAAGGCATCAAGAAAGCCGGCGCCGACGACACCGCCAAGGTTGCGGCTGCCCTGCGCGCCAACACCTTCGAAACCCCGACCGGTGCACTGGCCTTCGACGAGAAGGGCGATCTGAAGGACTTCAGCTTCGTGGTGTACGAGTGGCACAAGGACGGCACCAAGACCGAAGCTAAATAA
- a CDS encoding DUF2288 domain-containing protein encodes MNDNASTLYAKLLGETAAITWEELQPFFARGALLWVDGAQDLVAVALAVAEDDKPKVAELLTSGKLCKVEETRAQDLLARDPNLWAVVVAPWVLIQERDEAPTRH; translated from the coding sequence ATGAACGATAACGCTAGCACCCTCTATGCCAAGCTGCTCGGTGAAACCGCCGCCATCACCTGGGAAGAGTTGCAGCCCTTCTTCGCCCGTGGCGCCCTGCTCTGGGTGGACGGCGCGCAGGACCTGGTGGCCGTGGCCCTGGCCGTTGCCGAGGACGACAAGCCCAAGGTCGCGGAACTGCTGACCTCCGGCAAGCTCTGCAAGGTGGAAGAGACCCGCGCCCAGGACCTGCTGGCCCGCGATCCGAATCTCTGGGCCGTGGTCGTGGCGCCCTGGGTACTGATCCAGGAGCGCGACGAGGCGCCGACCCGCCACTGA
- a CDS encoding DUF5064 family protein — protein sequence MFEPGHVHRASVPGLPGQQFSIDLYYEARPNAKEGTMLHFRMVGDIDGKQFQDEFEMHRDTAFNFASLVSKVAIKNGLHPNTTLIMRNHKEYDLIFEDIRRVLGAESGEPVNFDHLDKDGV from the coding sequence ATGTTCGAACCAGGCCATGTACATCGGGCCAGCGTGCCCGGATTGCCGGGGCAGCAGTTCTCCATAGACCTCTATTACGAGGCTCGCCCGAATGCGAAGGAAGGCACCATGCTGCACTTCCGCATGGTGGGCGATATCGACGGCAAGCAGTTCCAGGACGAGTTCGAGATGCACCGCGACACGGCGTTCAACTTCGCCAGCCTGGTGTCCAAGGTGGCGATCAAGAACGGGTTGCACCCGAACACCACCCTGATCATGCGCAACCACAAGGAGTACGACCTGATCTTCGAGGACATCCGCCGTGTGCTCGGGGCCGAATCCGGCGAGCCGGTGAACTTCGATCATCTGGACAAGGATGGCGTCTGA
- the phnE gene encoding phosphonate ABC transporter, permease protein PhnE produces MRPGNLLVILALLAAVIASFIWLGIDLGALVSGDALQQMGSYAARFLKPDLSAAHLQAIGWGALETLAMSALGTLLAAVLGLLLALPAAGRFGALAQSAARLVLNALRAIPELVWAALMVLAAGLGPNAGTLALALHTTGVLGRLFAEALENTPPAPAEAIRLGGGGHIVAFCYGTLPGVWPQLVAYMLYRWENNIRMASVLGFVGAGGLGQMLYMSLSLFQEAQAASVILAMLVLVLGVDALSGWMRQRWVSA; encoded by the coding sequence GTGAGGCCGGGCAACCTGCTGGTGATCCTCGCCCTGCTGGCGGCGGTGATCGCTTCCTTCATCTGGCTGGGCATCGACCTCGGCGCCCTGGTCAGCGGCGACGCCCTGCAACAGATGGGCAGCTACGCCGCGCGCTTCCTCAAGCCGGACCTGTCCGCGGCGCATCTGCAAGCCATTGGCTGGGGCGCCCTGGAAACCCTGGCCATGTCCGCCCTGGGAACCCTGCTGGCGGCCGTGCTGGGCCTGTTGCTCGCCCTGCCCGCCGCCGGCCGTTTCGGCGCCCTGGCACAAAGCGCCGCGCGGCTGGTGCTCAACGCCCTGCGCGCGATACCGGAGCTGGTGTGGGCAGCGCTGATGGTGCTGGCCGCCGGCCTCGGCCCCAACGCCGGCACCCTGGCCCTGGCGCTACACACCACCGGCGTACTGGGCCGCCTGTTCGCCGAAGCGCTGGAAAACACCCCGCCGGCACCGGCCGAAGCCATTCGCCTCGGCGGCGGCGGACACATCGTCGCGTTCTGCTACGGCACCCTGCCCGGCGTCTGGCCGCAGCTGGTGGCCTACATGCTCTATCGCTGGGAGAACAACATCCGCATGGCCAGCGTGCTCGGCTTCGTCGGCGCCGGAGGCCTGGGGCAGATGCTCTACATGAGCCTGTCGCTGTTCCAGGAAGCCCAGGCGGCCAGCGTGATCCTCGCCATGCTGGTGCTGGTACTGGGAGTGGATGCCCTCAGCGGCTGGATGCGCCAACGCTGGGTCAGTGCCTAG
- a CDS encoding ABC transporter permease, whose protein sequence is MLTTAPRDPAALPRLLLTLLALALLWPGLSLSELNPAVLLDEGNMHTMGQFLAAFWPPEHGEEFLLLLGRATLETLAIATAGMSLALLIALPASLWASRALSLSALPRGGRPAWWAQALRWPVRGLLIFLRSVPEIVWALLFVRAVGLGPTAGVLAIAITYSGMLGKVYAEIFESVDPRPTRALLAAGSPRLAAFAYGVLPSAAAEMLSYGVYRWECAVRASVVMGFVGAGGLGQQMDLSMRMFAGGEVASMLLTFLVLVLLADQFSRFLRGRFA, encoded by the coding sequence ATGCTGACAACCGCACCCCGCGATCCTGCGGCCCTGCCCCGCCTGCTGCTCACCCTGCTTGCCCTGGCCCTGCTCTGGCCGGGGCTCTCCCTCAGCGAGCTGAACCCGGCGGTGCTGCTGGACGAAGGCAACATGCACACCATGGGGCAGTTCCTCGCGGCCTTCTGGCCGCCGGAGCACGGCGAAGAGTTCCTCCTGCTGTTGGGCCGCGCCACCCTGGAAACCCTGGCCATCGCCACTGCCGGCATGAGCCTGGCGCTGCTGATCGCCCTGCCCGCCTCGCTCTGGGCCAGCCGCGCGCTGTCGCTGTCCGCGCTGCCCCGAGGCGGCCGTCCGGCCTGGTGGGCCCAGGCCCTGCGCTGGCCCGTGCGCGGGCTACTGATCTTCCTGCGCAGCGTGCCGGAAATCGTCTGGGCCTTGCTGTTCGTCCGCGCCGTGGGCCTAGGTCCCACCGCCGGGGTGCTGGCCATCGCCATCACCTACAGCGGCATGCTCGGCAAGGTCTATGCGGAAATCTTCGAGTCCGTCGACCCGCGCCCCACCCGGGCGCTGCTGGCGGCTGGCAGCCCACGCCTGGCCGCCTTCGCCTACGGCGTGCTGCCCAGCGCGGCGGCGGAAATGCTTTCCTACGGCGTCTATCGCTGGGAATGCGCGGTGCGCGCATCGGTGGTGATGGGCTTCGTCGGGGCCGGCGGCCTGGGCCAGCAGATGGACCTGTCCATGCGCATGTTCGCCGGCGGCGAGGTAGCCAGCATGCTGCTGACCTTCCTCGTCCTGGTGCTGCTGGCCGATCAGTTCAGCCGCTTCCTGCGCGGGAGGTTCGCGTGA
- a CDS encoding phosphonate ABC transporter ATP-binding protein: MSLALRGVDLVHANGQPALRGIDLAVGNGERVAIIGPSGAGKTSLLRLLATSLKPAAGQFELLGTTPWGISAGARQRLRARIGLVHQAPPLPPRQRVVTAVLAGKLGQWPLAKGLLSLLHPLDSPGAQAALARLDLADKLFERCDQLSGGQLQRVGIARVLYQAPELILADEPVSAMDPVLADHTLGVLCADASRRGVTLLASLHAVELALEHFPRIVGVRDGRIAFDRPRAAVSQADLDALYANEQLSGDLPSPPSPAVAVLHIPRC, from the coding sequence GTGAGCCTCGCGCTTCGCGGCGTGGACCTGGTCCACGCCAACGGCCAGCCTGCGCTGCGGGGCATCGATCTGGCGGTGGGCAATGGCGAACGGGTGGCCATCATCGGCCCCTCCGGTGCCGGCAAAACCAGCCTGCTGCGCCTGCTCGCCACCAGCCTGAAACCCGCCGCCGGGCAGTTCGAACTGCTCGGCACGACGCCTTGGGGGATTTCCGCCGGCGCCCGGCAACGCCTGCGCGCGCGCATCGGGCTGGTGCACCAGGCCCCGCCGCTGCCGCCGCGCCAGCGGGTAGTCACCGCCGTGCTGGCCGGCAAGCTCGGCCAATGGCCCCTGGCCAAAGGGTTGCTGAGCCTGCTGCACCCGCTGGACAGCCCCGGTGCCCAGGCGGCCCTGGCGCGACTGGACCTGGCCGACAAACTCTTCGAGCGCTGCGACCAGCTCTCCGGCGGCCAGTTGCAGCGGGTCGGCATCGCCCGTGTGCTGTACCAGGCGCCGGAACTGATCCTCGCCGACGAACCCGTCTCGGCGATGGACCCGGTGCTGGCCGACCACACCCTCGGCGTGCTCTGTGCCGACGCCAGCCGCCGCGGCGTCACCCTGCTGGCCAGCCTGCATGCGGTGGAACTGGCCCTGGAGCACTTCCCGCGCATCGTCGGCGTACGGGACGGACGTATCGCCTTCGACCGCCCCCGCGCAGCGGTGAGCCAGGCCGACCTGGACGCCCTCTACGCCAACGAACAGCTGTCCGGCGACCTGCCGTCCCCGCCGTCCCCGGCCGTGGCCGTACTGCACATTCCACGATGCTGA
- a CDS encoding putative selenate ABC transporter substrate-binding protein, with the protein MFKRTLALVAGIALSLSAVVSQAADVLRVSAIPDEAPTELLRKFKPLGAYLEQQLGMKVEFIPVADYAAVVESLAADRLDMAWLGGFTFVQARLKTGNAIPLMQREQDEKFTSKFITANPEVNSLQDLKGKTFAFGSVSSTSGSLMPRYFMQKDGIVPEQFFSRVAFSGAHDATVAWVQAGKVDAGVLNASVWQKLVDAGKVDTDKVRVFATTPTYYDYNWTVRGTLDPALAEKIKQAFLALDPANPEHKAILDLQAASRFIPTKPENYTGIEEAARSAGLLK; encoded by the coding sequence ATGTTCAAACGCACCTTGGCCCTCGTGGCCGGCATCGCCCTGTCCCTGTCCGCCGTGGTTTCCCAGGCCGCCGATGTCTTGCGCGTCTCGGCCATTCCCGACGAAGCCCCCACCGAACTGCTACGCAAGTTCAAGCCACTCGGTGCCTACCTCGAGCAGCAACTGGGCATGAAGGTCGAATTCATCCCGGTGGCCGACTACGCCGCGGTGGTCGAATCCCTGGCGGCCGATCGCCTCGACATGGCCTGGCTCGGCGGCTTCACCTTCGTCCAGGCGCGCCTGAAGACCGGCAACGCCATACCCCTGATGCAGCGCGAGCAGGACGAGAAGTTCACCAGCAAGTTCATCACCGCCAACCCGGAGGTGAACTCCCTGCAGGACCTCAAGGGCAAGACCTTCGCCTTCGGCTCGGTGTCCTCCACCTCCGGCAGCCTGATGCCGCGCTACTTCATGCAGAAGGACGGCATAGTCCCCGAGCAGTTCTTCTCTCGCGTCGCCTTCTCCGGCGCCCACGACGCCACCGTGGCCTGGGTCCAGGCCGGCAAGGTGGATGCCGGCGTGCTCAATGCCAGCGTCTGGCAGAAGCTGGTGGATGCCGGCAAGGTCGACACCGACAAGGTCCGGGTCTTCGCCACCACGCCGACCTACTACGACTACAACTGGACCGTGCGCGGCACCCTGGACCCGGCCCTGGCCGAGAAGATCAAGCAGGCCTTCCTCGCCCTCGACCCGGCCAACCCGGAGCACAAGGCGATCCTCGACCTGCAGGCCGCCAGCCGCTTCATCCCCACCAAGCCGGAGAACTACACCGGCATCGAGGAAGCCGCACGTTCGGCCGGCCTGTTGAAGTGA
- a CDS encoding NAD(P)-dependent oxidoreductase — MTASLPSIAFAGIGLMGLPMTRRLLAAGFPLTVWNRSPEKCAPLVELGARRARTPAELCAEADIVMLCLADTRVVRKVVFGEEGIVQGARPGQLLVDFSSLEPAATREMAAELEALTGMRWIDAPVSGGTAGAEAGTLAIMAGGHEDDVERVRPILAHLGQRLTRMGAVGAGQVTKVCNQMIVACNALVIAEVVALAEKAGVDASLIAPALAGGFADSKPLQILAPQMAESHFEPIKWHVRTLLKDLDTAVRLSREHDSATPLSGLAAQLMRLHGSQGNLERDPATLVEMYRENH, encoded by the coding sequence ATGACCGCTTCGTTGCCCTCCATTGCCTTTGCCGGCATCGGCCTGATGGGCCTTCCCATGACCCGCCGACTGCTGGCCGCCGGTTTCCCGCTGACCGTCTGGAACCGTTCCCCGGAAAAGTGCGCTCCGCTGGTGGAGCTAGGCGCGCGGCGGGCCAGGACCCCGGCCGAACTCTGCGCCGAGGCCGACATCGTGATGCTCTGCCTGGCCGATACCCGGGTGGTGCGCAAGGTGGTGTTCGGTGAAGAAGGCATCGTCCAGGGCGCCCGGCCCGGCCAGTTGCTGGTGGACTTCTCCAGCCTGGAGCCGGCCGCCACCCGCGAGATGGCCGCCGAGCTGGAAGCGCTCACGGGCATGCGCTGGATCGATGCGCCGGTTTCCGGCGGCACGGCCGGCGCCGAGGCCGGTACCCTGGCGATCATGGCCGGTGGTCATGAGGATGACGTGGAGCGGGTGCGGCCGATCCTCGCCCACCTGGGCCAGCGCCTGACTCGTATGGGCGCGGTGGGCGCCGGCCAGGTGACCAAGGTGTGCAACCAGATGATCGTCGCCTGCAACGCCCTGGTGATCGCCGAAGTGGTGGCCCTGGCGGAAAAGGCCGGGGTGGATGCCAGCCTGATCGCACCGGCGCTGGCCGGTGGTTTCGCCGATTCCAAGCCGCTGCAGATTCTCGCGCCGCAAATGGCCGAGAGCCATTTCGAGCCCATCAAGTGGCATGTGCGCACTCTGTTGAAGGACCTCGATACCGCCGTGCGCCTGTCCCGCGAACATGACTCGGCGACGCCGCTCAGCGGCCTCGCCGCGCAGCTGATGCGCCTGCACGGCAGCCAGGGCAACCTCGAGCGCGATCCGGCTACGCTGGTGGAAATGTACCGGGAGAATCACTGA
- a CDS encoding hydroxypyruvate isomerase family protein, with protein sequence MKIAANLSLLFTDRPLIERVIAARVCGFDGVEVQFPYELPAIRMKEVLEAAGLPLILINLPAGDLMEGGPGLAAVPERQEQFDDALEQALSYAAMTRPRFVNVLAGRQAEGVSRDRAMACLANNLRKAAEAFAVLRIGVLCEAINSLDMPGFLVNTPEQLDELLRDVDHRNLQAQYDLYHMARQGVDAAAGIRLLAGRIGHVQFADCPGRGEPGSGNTDFGPALRALRDDDYPGWLGAEYKPAGVTADSLGWLKEWKARVA encoded by the coding sequence ATGAAGATCGCCGCCAACCTGTCGTTGTTGTTCACCGACCGTCCGCTGATCGAGCGCGTCATCGCCGCTCGCGTCTGCGGTTTCGACGGGGTGGAAGTGCAGTTCCCCTATGAGCTGCCGGCCATTCGCATGAAGGAAGTGCTGGAAGCGGCCGGCCTGCCGCTGATCCTCATCAACCTGCCGGCCGGCGACCTGATGGAAGGCGGCCCCGGCCTGGCCGCGGTGCCGGAGCGCCAGGAGCAGTTCGACGACGCCCTGGAGCAGGCGCTGAGCTACGCCGCCATGACCCGTCCGCGCTTCGTCAACGTGCTGGCCGGGCGTCAGGCCGAGGGAGTCAGCCGGGATCGGGCGATGGCCTGCCTGGCGAACAACCTGCGCAAGGCCGCCGAGGCCTTCGCGGTGCTGCGCATCGGTGTGCTCTGCGAGGCGATCAACTCGCTGGATATGCCTGGGTTCCTGGTCAACACCCCGGAGCAGCTGGATGAGCTGCTGCGCGACGTCGACCACCGCAACCTGCAGGCCCAGTACGACCTCTATCACATGGCCCGCCAGGGCGTGGACGCGGCGGCGGGCATCCGCCTGCTGGCCGGCCGCATCGGCCATGTGCAGTTCGCCGACTGCCCGGGACGGGGCGAGCCGGGCAGTGGCAACACCGACTTCGGCCCGGCCCTGCGCGCGTTGAGGGACGACGACTACCCCGGCTGGCTGGGCGCCGAGTACAAGCCCGCCGGCGTCACCGCCGACAGCCTCGGCTGGCTGAAGGAATGGAAGGCCAGGGTGGCCTGA
- the selD gene encoding selenide, water dikinase SelD produces MTDPIRLTQYSHGAGCGCKIAPNVLEVILAGSGAQNLDPKLWVGNASKDDAAVYALDDERGVVSTTDFFMPIVDDPYDFGRIAATNAISDIYAMGGDPLMAIAILGWPVNLLPPEVAREVVRGGRSVCDEAGIPLAGGHSIDAPEPIFGLAVTGVVDKRHMKRNDTASAGCKLYLTKPLGIGILTTAEKKGKLREADVGLARDWMCTLNKPGSRFGKLEGVKAMTDVTGFGLLGHLVEMADGSGLTARIDYAKVPSLPGVEYYLEQGCVPGGTLRNFDSYGHRLAPLAEVQKLLLCDPQTSGGLLVAVAPDGEAEFLAVAEELGLTLAPIGQLQERQSLAVEVH; encoded by the coding sequence ATGACCGACCCCATTCGCCTCACCCAGTACAGCCACGGCGCCGGCTGCGGCTGCAAGATCGCTCCCAACGTACTGGAGGTGATCCTCGCCGGCAGCGGCGCGCAGAACCTGGACCCGAAACTCTGGGTGGGCAACGCCTCGAAGGACGACGCGGCGGTCTACGCCCTGGACGATGAGCGCGGCGTGGTGTCCACCACTGATTTTTTCATGCCGATCGTCGACGACCCCTACGACTTCGGCCGCATCGCCGCCACCAACGCCATCAGCGACATCTACGCCATGGGCGGTGACCCGCTGATGGCCATCGCCATCCTCGGCTGGCCGGTGAACCTGCTGCCGCCGGAAGTGGCCCGCGAAGTGGTGCGCGGTGGCCGTTCGGTGTGCGACGAAGCGGGTATTCCCCTGGCGGGCGGGCATTCCATCGACGCCCCCGAGCCGATCTTCGGCCTGGCCGTCACCGGAGTGGTCGACAAGCGCCACATGAAGCGCAACGACACCGCCAGCGCCGGCTGCAAGCTCTACCTGACCAAGCCCCTGGGCATCGGCATCCTCACTACCGCCGAGAAGAAGGGCAAGCTGCGCGAGGCGGACGTGGGCCTGGCCCGCGACTGGATGTGCACACTGAACAAGCCCGGCAGCCGCTTCGGCAAGCTCGAAGGGGTGAAGGCCATGACCGACGTCACCGGTTTCGGCCTGCTCGGCCACCTGGTGGAGATGGCCGATGGCAGCGGCCTGACCGCCCGGATCGACTACGCGAAAGTGCCCAGCCTGCCCGGCGTGGAGTACTACCTGGAGCAGGGCTGCGTGCCCGGCGGCACCCTGCGCAACTTTGACAGCTACGGCCATCGCCTGGCGCCCCTGGCCGAGGTGCAGAAGCTGCTGCTCTGCGACCCGCAGACCAGCGGCGGCCTGCTGGTGGCGGTGGCCCCTGATGGCGAGGCGGAGTTCCTCGCGGTAGCCGAGGAGCTTGGTCTCACCCTGGCGCCCATCGGCCAGCTGCAAGAGCGACAGAGTCTCGCGGTCGAGGTGCATTGA